A stretch of Streptococcus chenjunshii DNA encodes these proteins:
- a CDS encoding RidA family protein — MGKIIHTDKAPKAIGPYVQGKIAGNFLFASGQVPLSPETGEIIGSSIEEQTQQVLKNIAAILKEAGTDFEHVVKTTCFLSDMNDFNAFNQVYAEAFKADFPSRSAVEVARLPKDVKIEIEVIAYVGEF, encoded by the coding sequence ATGGGAAAAATAATTCATACGGATAAGGCACCGAAAGCTATCGGTCCTTATGTACAAGGGAAAATAGCCGGGAATTTCCTTTTTGCTTCCGGACAGGTTCCTCTGTCTCCGGAAACAGGTGAAATTATCGGCAGCAGTATTGAGGAGCAGACTCAGCAAGTTTTAAAAAATATTGCTGCTATTTTAAAAGAAGCGGGGACAGATTTTGAACATGTCGTAAAAACCACTTGTTTTTTAAGTGATATGAATGACTTTAATGCGTTTAACCAGGTTTATGCAGAGGCGTTTAAGGCTGACTTTCCGTCTCGTTCAGCAGTCGAAGTAGCGCGTCTGCCCAAGGATGTTAAAATTGAAATTGAAGTAATCGCTTATGTTGGTGAGTTTTAA
- the asnS gene encoding asparagine--tRNA ligase: protein MPKNYVSIADVKDYVGQEVTIGAWVANKSGKGKIAFLQLRDGTAFFQAVAFKPNFIEKFGEEMGEEKFSTIRHLNQETAILIKGVVKKDERSKFGYELDVTDLEIVGDSKDYPITPKEHGTDFLMDHRHLWLRSRKQAAIMQIRNAIIYTTYEFFDQNGFIKFDSPILSGNAAENTTELFETDYFGTSAFLSQSGQLYLEAGAMALGRVFDFGPVFRAEKSKTRRHLTEFWMMDAEYAFLNHEESLDLQEAYVKALIQGVLDRAPQALETLERDTDLLRRYITEPFKRISYDDAIDLLQEHEADQDTGYEHLEHGDDFGSPHETWISNYFGVPTFVTNYPADIKAFYMKPVPNEESRVLCADLLAPEGYGEIIGGSERETDYDKLLEQIKKNGLEPEDYDFYLDLRKYGSVPHCGFGLGLERMVTFVAGTKHIREAIPFPRMLHRLKP, encoded by the coding sequence ATGCCGAAAAATTATGTTTCAATTGCTGATGTTAAAGACTATGTCGGTCAGGAAGTTACTATTGGTGCTTGGGTTGCCAATAAATCAGGTAAAGGGAAAATTGCCTTTTTGCAGCTGCGTGACGGAACAGCCTTTTTTCAAGCAGTAGCTTTTAAGCCTAATTTTATTGAAAAATTTGGTGAAGAAATGGGCGAAGAAAAGTTTAGTACTATCCGGCATCTCAATCAGGAAACAGCAATTCTTATTAAGGGAGTTGTAAAAAAAGATGAGCGCTCTAAATTTGGTTATGAGCTCGATGTGACCGACCTTGAGATAGTGGGTGACAGCAAGGATTATCCCATCACCCCTAAAGAGCACGGGACGGACTTTTTAATGGATCATCGTCACTTGTGGCTGCGGTCGCGCAAACAGGCAGCTATCATGCAGATTCGGAATGCTATTATTTATACTACATACGAATTTTTTGACCAAAATGGTTTTATTAAGTTTGACAGCCCGATTTTATCTGGCAATGCTGCCGAAAATACAACTGAGCTGTTTGAAACTGATTATTTTGGGACATCTGCTTTTCTCAGTCAGTCCGGTCAGCTTTATTTAGAGGCCGGTGCTATGGCACTTGGACGTGTATTTGATTTTGGCCCGGTTTTTCGTGCTGAAAAATCGAAAACCCGCCGGCACCTAACAGAGTTTTGGATGATGGATGCAGAATATGCTTTCCTGAATCACGAAGAATCCCTTGATTTGCAAGAAGCATATGTCAAAGCTTTGATTCAAGGAGTTTTAGACCGTGCTCCGCAGGCTTTAGAAACCTTAGAGCGTGATACTGATTTGCTTCGAAGATATATAACTGAACCTTTTAAACGTATTTCTTATGATGATGCAATCGATTTGCTTCAGGAACATGAGGCTGATCAAGATACAGGCTATGAACATCTGGAACATGGGGATGATTTTGGATCGCCGCATGAAACTTGGATCTCCAACTATTTTGGTGTTCCGACTTTTGTAACCAATTATCCGGCAGATATTAAAGCCTTTTACATGAAACCAGTCCCTAATGAAGAAAGCCGTGTTCTTTGCGCCGATCTTCTGGCTCCTGAAGGCTACGGCGAGATAATCGGCGGTTCGGAACGTGAAACAGACTATGATAAGCTGTTAGAGCAAATCAAGAAAAACGGCCTTGAACCAGAAGATTATGATTTTTACCTTGACCTTCGCAAGTACGGTTCTGTACCGCACTGTGGGTTTGGGCTTGGCCTTGAACGGATGGTAACTTTTGTAGCAGGTACTAAACATATCCGGGAAGCGATTCCTTTTCCGCGTATGCTTCATCGGTTAAAACCATAA
- a CDS encoding pyridoxal phosphate-dependent aminotransferase, with translation MKLARRILEMEESITLAAGARAQALKAEGRDILSLTLGEPDFITPKNIQQAAQAAISDGRASFYTPAGGLPELKQAVIHYFEHFYGYSVKSSQIVVGTGAKFMLYTFFMTVLNEGDEVIIPTPYWVSYADQVKLASGVPVFAQTSEDNQFKITVPQLEALKTDKTKVLLLNSPSNPTGMIYSSDELEAIGNWAVNNDILILADDIYGHLVYNGNHFTPISAISEKIRAQTVVINGVSKTYAMTGWRVGFAVGSEEIVSSMAKIVSQTTSNLTAASQYAAIEALTGPQDSVETMRQAFEERLNTIYPLLKQVPGFEVIKPQGAFYLFPNVKKAMILKGYDDVTAFTDAILEEADVALVTGAGFGAPENIRFSYAANLSTLEEAVRRLKIFMEK, from the coding sequence ATGAAATTAGCAAGGCGCATATTGGAAATGGAAGAAAGCATCACTTTAGCAGCTGGAGCCAGAGCACAGGCTCTAAAAGCAGAGGGACGCGATATCTTAAGTTTAACCTTGGGAGAACCGGATTTTATAACACCTAAAAACATTCAGCAAGCAGCACAGGCAGCTATTTCAGATGGCCGTGCCAGTTTTTATACACCGGCAGGCGGCCTGCCAGAGTTAAAACAAGCAGTTATTCATTATTTTGAACATTTCTATGGCTACTCAGTCAAATCTAGTCAGATAGTTGTCGGAACCGGAGCCAAGTTTATGCTTTATACTTTCTTCATGACGGTTCTGAATGAAGGAGACGAGGTCATTATTCCAACCCCGTACTGGGTATCTTATGCGGATCAAGTAAAGCTGGCTTCAGGAGTACCAGTCTTTGCTCAGACCAGTGAGGACAATCAGTTTAAAATTACAGTTCCTCAGCTTGAAGCTCTTAAAACAGATAAAACTAAGGTTCTTCTTCTCAACAGTCCTTCTAACCCTACAGGGATGATCTATTCGTCTGATGAGCTTGAAGCCATTGGCAATTGGGCAGTCAACAATGATATCCTGATTTTAGCCGATGATATCTACGGCCATTTGGTCTATAACGGGAATCACTTTACCCCCATTTCTGCTATTTCAGAAAAAATTAGAGCACAAACTGTCGTCATTAACGGCGTATCCAAAACCTACGCTATGACCGGATGGCGGGTCGGCTTTGCTGTTGGCAGTGAAGAGATTGTCTCCTCTATGGCAAAGATTGTCAGCCAGACCACTTCCAATCTAACAGCTGCATCGCAGTATGCTGCTATTGAAGCTTTGACAGGTCCTCAGGATTCAGTTGAAACGATGCGTCAGGCTTTTGAAGAAAGATTAAACACGATTTATCCTTTACTTAAACAAGTTCCTGGCTTTGAAGTCATTAAACCTCAAGGAGCCTTTTATCTGTTTCCTAATGTGAAAAAAGCAATGATTTTAAAGGGTTATGACGATGTTACTGCTTTTACTGATGCTATTTTAGAGGAGGCAGATGTTGCTTTAGTAACGGGAGCTGGTTTTGGCGCGCCGGAAAATATACGTTTCAGTTATGCAGCAAATCTGTCAACACTGGAAGAAGCAGTCCGCCGCCTTAAAATTTTCATGGAAAAATAA
- a CDS encoding DUF5590 domain-containing protein, with amino-acid sequence MKKVKLLKRCLFVLALIGFLFLLAASIVLFLAMKPKYDAQKFAVQTAKKQTDLVHIANFQLYHGKETYYSVFGTTESGSEEVVAVSKKGRKIYTYRLNDGISQRQARQIAYENGAKKIKKVTFGIFDDFPIWEITAENGYYLINFETGDFLKRN; translated from the coding sequence ATGAAAAAAGTAAAGCTGTTAAAACGGTGTTTATTCGTTCTTGCCTTAATTGGCTTTCTTTTTCTGTTAGCTGCATCTATTGTTTTATTTCTAGCGATGAAACCTAAATACGATGCCCAAAAGTTTGCAGTGCAGACAGCTAAAAAGCAAACCGATCTGGTGCATATTGCCAATTTTCAGCTTTATCACGGCAAGGAAACCTACTACAGTGTATTTGGTACTACAGAATCCGGAAGCGAAGAAGTTGTTGCTGTCTCTAAAAAGGGCAGGAAGATTTATACTTACCGTTTAAACGACGGGATCAGTCAAAGACAGGCACGGCAGATAGCCTATGAAAACGGTGCGAAAAAGATAAAGAAGGTTACTTTTGGGATTTTTGATGATTTTCCGATTTGGGAAATCACCGCAGAAAATGGCTACTATCTTATAAACTTTGAAACAGGTGATTTTTTAAAAAGAAATTAA
- a CDS encoding bifunctional DnaQ family exonuclease/ATP-dependent helicase → MTDKNSRKYAVVDLEATSGSASAMIIQVGIVIIKNDRIVETYQTDVNPHEALTEHIVALTGITDEQLAQAPDFSQVAAAIYNLIKDCVFVAHNVKFDANLLAEHLFLEGFDLRTPRVDTVELTQVFYPHFEKYSLVSLAAELQLDLSEAHTAIADALATAQLFLKLKKKIEGLPKEALEKLLPLADNLLFESRMLLDEALIKAPLLSQKEYTEVGQLILKKSLPLPKKRKLSQDFTVNLALLGLEAREKQKAFAQLVETGLSDQSPSFLEAQAGLGKTYAYLLPLLSKSSDRQLIVSVPTKVLQDQIMANEVKKIKDVFHLPCHSIKGPRNYIKLDAFAESLNHESSNRLINRYKMQILVWLLETETGDLDEIKQKQRFESYFDSLRHDGKLRKQSQYFPVDFWRQSYENAKSSQLLLTNHAYFLERVQDDKAFAEKKVLVFDEAQKLLLNLEQFSRRSLNLSQLLPLVQHWSKDSQQLIEKRLLESLSFHLDYIMEQFHQTKDGHLDLTAVNQLQQNLSELNRAELQPLKEMITGSFTEFWLSSEINQEKRQMYLNAGREDFLNFKSFLPELKKLYFISATLDISPKVSLPGLLGFTDVDFARLPKTKNSSQRIWLDRTMPIITQLSAADYAQELTGRLFQLLTLKKPILVLFTSIQSMLMVSEELEKAGILHLTQEKNGTASKVKQKFEAGDSQLLLGTGSFWEGADFVAADRMIEVITRLPFDNPEDFFVKKMNKRLKKEGKHPFYDYSLPLMILRLKQAIGRTLRRSSQRSAVLIMDSRILNKTYSPVIYHALDEEFYLSNQKFADCLAEIEDFLI, encoded by the coding sequence ATGACTGATAAAAATTCCAGAAAATATGCTGTTGTTGATTTGGAAGCAACCAGTGGCAGTGCCTCTGCGATGATTATTCAAGTAGGAATTGTGATTATCAAAAACGACCGGATTGTAGAAACCTACCAAACCGATGTGAATCCCCATGAAGCTTTAACTGAACACATTGTTGCTCTTACAGGCATCACTGATGAGCAGCTGGCTCAGGCACCTGATTTTTCTCAAGTTGCAGCGGCTATTTATAATCTGATAAAAGACTGTGTTTTCGTAGCTCATAATGTGAAATTTGATGCTAACCTCCTGGCAGAGCACCTTTTTTTAGAAGGCTTTGATTTGCGCACTCCCAGAGTTGATACGGTAGAGCTGACTCAGGTTTTTTATCCGCATTTTGAAAAATATTCTTTAGTCAGTTTAGCAGCTGAACTCCAGCTTGATTTGTCCGAAGCCCATACAGCTATTGCTGATGCACTGGCGACAGCTCAGCTTTTTTTAAAGCTGAAGAAAAAAATAGAAGGGCTTCCCAAAGAAGCATTAGAGAAGCTCCTGCCTTTAGCGGATAATCTCTTGTTTGAATCTCGAATGCTGCTTGATGAAGCCCTAATAAAGGCGCCTCTTCTTTCTCAAAAAGAATATACTGAGGTAGGTCAGCTTATTTTGAAAAAGAGTCTGCCTCTGCCCAAAAAACGGAAGCTATCACAGGATTTTACAGTGAATCTCGCTTTGCTCGGTTTGGAGGCGCGTGAAAAACAGAAGGCTTTTGCCCAGCTGGTTGAGACAGGATTAAGCGATCAAAGTCCAAGTTTTTTAGAAGCTCAGGCAGGTCTTGGAAAAACCTATGCTTATCTTTTGCCGCTTCTGAGCAAATCCTCTGACAGACAGCTCATCGTTTCTGTGCCGACCAAAGTGCTGCAGGATCAGATTATGGCAAATGAAGTTAAGAAAATTAAGGATGTCTTTCATCTCCCTTGCCATAGTATTAAAGGTCCTAGAAATTATATTAAACTCGATGCTTTTGCAGAAAGCCTTAACCACGAAAGCAGCAATCGGCTGATTAACCGCTATAAAATGCAGATTTTAGTCTGGCTGCTGGAAACCGAGACCGGCGATTTGGACGAAATCAAACAAAAACAGCGTTTTGAAAGTTATTTTGACTCACTTAGACATGATGGTAAGCTAAGAAAACAGTCCCAGTATTTCCCAGTAGATTTTTGGCGCCAAAGCTATGAGAACGCTAAGAGCAGCCAGCTTCTGCTGACCAATCATGCTTATTTTCTGGAACGTGTGCAAGACGATAAAGCCTTTGCTGAAAAGAAAGTTCTTGTTTTTGATGAAGCACAGAAACTTTTGCTGAACCTTGAGCAGTTTTCAAGAAGAAGTCTGAATTTAAGCCAGCTTCTGCCTCTTGTTCAGCATTGGAGCAAAGACAGTCAGCAACTTATAGAAAAGAGACTGCTTGAAAGCCTTTCTTTCCATTTAGACTATATAATGGAACAATTTCATCAGACAAAGGACGGCCATTTAGACTTAACAGCAGTTAATCAGCTGCAGCAAAATCTGTCAGAATTAAATAGAGCTGAATTACAGCCTCTCAAAGAAATGATAACGGGTTCTTTTACAGAATTTTGGCTGTCTTCGGAAATAAACCAAGAAAAGCGTCAAATGTATCTGAATGCTGGTAGGGAAGATTTTTTGAATTTCAAGTCTTTTTTACCTGAACTGAAAAAACTGTACTTTATTTCTGCAACCTTAGATATCAGTCCTAAAGTCAGTTTGCCCGGACTTTTGGGCTTTACAGACGTTGACTTTGCCAGACTTCCTAAAACTAAAAACAGCAGTCAGCGCATTTGGCTTGATCGAACTATGCCGATAATTACTCAGCTGTCTGCGGCAGATTATGCTCAGGAACTTACTGGACGACTCTTTCAGCTCCTGACCCTGAAAAAACCAATTTTAGTTCTTTTTACTTCAATCCAAAGTATGTTAATGGTTTCAGAAGAGTTAGAAAAAGCAGGTATTTTGCATTTGACTCAGGAAAAAAACGGCACAGCTTCCAAGGTAAAACAAAAATTTGAAGCTGGTGACAGCCAATTGCTGTTAGGTACAGGTTCATTTTGGGAGGGTGCTGACTTTGTAGCAGCTGACCGGATGATTGAAGTGATAACGCGCCTGCCTTTCGACAATCCTGAAGACTTTTTTGTTAAAAAGATGAATAAGCGCTTAAAAAAGGAGGGAAAGCATCCTTTTTATGATTACAGTCTTCCTCTGATGATTTTGCGGTTAAAACAAGCTATCGGACGGACCTTGCGCCGAAGCAGCCAGCGTTCCGCGGTTTTGATTATGGACAGCCGTATACTGAATAAAACCTATAGTCCGGTTATTTATCACGCTTTAGATGAGGAATTTTATCTTTCTAATCAAAAATTTGCTGACTGTCTGGCAGAAATAGAAGATTTTTTGATATAA
- a CDS encoding alpha/beta hydrolase — MKRTKLNNYYLEMAEHFLYVPYYDEERRIRVLLPKDYKKEDWATYPVLYMHDGQNIFYSKESFSGYSWKIIPTIKKHKEFPKLIIVGIDNAEENRLNEYAPWMTDVGTTPETASVGGDGMDYGEWVVNVVKPFIDNHYRTKPDRANTLLAGSSMGGIITAYMGAAYPQIFGNLGVFSLASWFSERDFLRYCNHHALNKQSKVYIQVGTKEGDDVDEAFAPDMNQAYIDCSLHYYQSLIKTGMPLENIRLRIMANEIHHEKHWAEHFVEFLQFTLKD, encoded by the coding sequence ATGAAACGGACAAAGCTGAATAATTACTATCTTGAAATGGCAGAACATTTTCTATATGTCCCTTATTATGATGAAGAACGCCGCATTCGGGTACTCCTTCCCAAAGATTATAAAAAGGAAGACTGGGCGACTTATCCTGTGCTTTACATGCATGACGGTCAAAATATTTTTTACAGCAAAGAATCCTTTTCCGGTTATTCCTGGAAAATCATTCCGACGATTAAAAAACACAAAGAGTTTCCTAAACTCATTATTGTAGGCATTGATAATGCTGAGGAAAATCGGCTCAATGAGTATGCTCCCTGGATGACTGATGTCGGGACAACTCCGGAGACTGCCAGTGTAGGGGGAGACGGTATGGATTATGGAGAATGGGTGGTCAATGTTGTTAAGCCTTTTATTGATAACCATTACCGTACCAAACCGGACAGAGCCAATACCTTGCTGGCGGGATCCTCTATGGGCGGCATCATCACCGCTTATATGGGGGCAGCCTATCCCCAGATTTTTGGCAATCTGGGCGTTTTTTCACTGGCTTCTTGGTTCAGCGAACGCGACTTTCTGCGTTACTGCAATCACCATGCTCTCAATAAACAAAGCAAGGTCTATATTCAGGTTGGCACGAAAGAGGGAGATGACGTGGATGAAGCTTTTGCACCAGATATGAATCAGGCTTATATTGACTGCAGTCTTCACTACTATCAGTCTCTAATCAAAACAGGAATGCCATTAGAAAATATCAGGCTGCGGATTATGGCTAATGAAATTCACCATGAAAAGCACTGGGCGGAACATTTTGTTGAATTCCTGCAGTTTACCCTAAAAGACTAG
- a CDS encoding esterase family protein, translating to MHFERRSHWSGELGKEMYFNVYGHAGKPFIVFPSSGGSQNEYGDFGMIEACQDFIERGLIVFYTPESYDSESWLNLGKSGHDMALAHEAYDRYIVNELVPLIRYESGWQGGLAATGCSMGAYHTVNFVLRHPDLFDLSIALSGVYDVRFFTGEYFGDNTVYYNSPIDYLWNQDDPWFLYHYRQNRFIVAVGQGAWEEPHIADTKRLEEAFAAKSVPAWFDYWGGDVAHDWDWWRQQMPYFLGKLEAEGGI from the coding sequence ATGCATTTTGAAAGAAGAAGTCACTGGTCCGGAGAACTCGGCAAGGAAATGTATTTCAATGTTTACGGCCATGCTGGTAAGCCATTCATCGTCTTTCCGTCATCAGGCGGCAGTCAGAATGAATACGGCGATTTTGGAATGATCGAAGCTTGTCAGGATTTCATCGAGCGGGGGCTGATTGTATTTTATACGCCGGAGTCTTATGACAGTGAATCATGGCTGAATTTAGGCAAATCCGGTCATGATATGGCTTTGGCGCATGAAGCTTATGACCGTTATATTGTCAATGAGCTGGTTCCGCTTATCCGCTATGAATCCGGATGGCAGGGAGGATTGGCTGCGACAGGCTGTTCAATGGGAGCTTATCATACAGTTAATTTTGTCCTGCGGCATCCGGATCTTTTTGATCTTTCAATTGCTCTTTCTGGTGTTTACGATGTCCGTTTTTTTACAGGAGAGTACTTTGGTGATAATACGGTTTATTACAATTCTCCCATTGATTACCTTTGGAATCAAGATGATCCTTGGTTTCTCTATCATTACCGCCAAAACCGCTTTATTGTTGCAGTCGGTCAGGGGGCTTGGGAAGAACCTCACATTGCGGACACAAAACGGCTGGAGGAAGCTTTTGCGGCTAAATCTGTCCCTGCCTGGTTTGATTACTGGGGAGGCGATGTTGCCCATGACTGGGATTGGTGGCGCCAGCAGATGCCCTACTTTTTAGGTAAGCTTGAGGCAGAGGGAGGCATTTAA
- a CDS encoding ATP-grasp domain-containing protein, with translation MTKPMNFVMISPHFPANFETFALRLHESGFHTLGIADAPYDELSPGLRENLTEYYRVDNMEDYDQVYRAVAYFAHKYGRIDRIESHNEYWLELDAALRTDFNVFGYKNEDMLAIKTKAQMKEIFRQHGLKVARGQVFRTDDEARALAAELGFPVIIKPNSGVGASDTYKLRSPEALEDFFTYKNADVEYIMEEYIEGDIVTFDGLTDHDGNIVFYSSLEYSEAVLATVEKDHDMFYYVPRDISDELIKAGEICVDAFKVKERFFHFEFFRIKESKELIALEVNCRPPGGLTIDMWNYANDFDIFREYANIVRDNIFEADITRPYNVVYISRKANQNYANSVNTVVEKFRPNIISVQAVPGIFSKIMGEVGILARTEKIEEMRDIIQFAHAKQ, from the coding sequence ATGACAAAACCAATGAATTTTGTGATGATTTCTCCCCATTTTCCCGCTAATTTTGAGACGTTTGCCCTTCGACTGCATGAAAGTGGTTTTCATACACTTGGAATTGCGGATGCTCCCTATGACGAGTTAAGTCCGGGGCTCAGGGAAAATCTGACCGAATATTACCGCGTTGATAATATGGAAGATTATGATCAGGTCTATCGGGCAGTGGCTTATTTTGCCCATAAATACGGCCGTATTGACCGCATCGAATCACATAATGAATACTGGCTGGAATTAGATGCTGCTTTACGGACAGACTTTAATGTTTTTGGCTATAAAAATGAAGATATGCTGGCCATTAAAACGAAGGCCCAGATGAAAGAAATTTTTCGTCAGCACGGTTTAAAAGTAGCGCGAGGGCAAGTGTTCCGAACTGATGATGAAGCGCGTGCTCTGGCTGCTGAACTTGGTTTTCCTGTCATTATTAAGCCTAATTCCGGTGTGGGTGCTTCAGATACTTATAAGCTGAGGTCACCTGAAGCTTTGGAGGATTTTTTCACCTATAAAAATGCTGATGTTGAATATATCATGGAAGAATACATTGAAGGAGATATTGTAACCTTTGATGGTTTGACCGATCATGATGGGAATATTGTTTTTTATTCCAGTCTGGAATACTCCGAAGCTGTTCTGGCAACTGTGGAGAAAGATCATGACATGTTTTATTATGTCCCGCGCGATATTTCTGATGAACTGATAAAAGCCGGTGAAATTTGTGTTGATGCTTTTAAGGTGAAGGAGCGGTTCTTCCATTTTGAATTTTTCCGTATCAAAGAGAGCAAAGAGCTGATTGCTCTGGAGGTCAACTGCCGGCCGCCGGGAGGACTGACTATCGATATGTGGAATTATGCCAACGATTTCGATATCTTTAGAGAATATGCCAATATTGTGCGTGATAATATTTTTGAAGCAGACATTACCCGGCCTTACAATGTTGTCTATATCTCGCGCAAGGCCAATCAGAATTATGCTAACAGTGTCAACACAGTTGTCGAGAAATTCAGGCCCAATATTATCAGTGTACAGGCCGTACCAGGTATTTTTTCTAAGATAATGGGGGAAGTGGGTATTTTGGCTCGGACTGAAAAGATAGAAGAAATGCGTGACATTATCCAATTTGCACATGCTAAGCAGTAG
- a CDS encoding MBL fold metallo-hydrolase: MEVLKILNTVARENTYILSNDQALILIDPGSNGTAIAERIVSLGKPLAAILLTHTHYDHIMSLDFVRDRFGNPPTYVSQKEASWLGSPTDNLSGLDRHRDMQDVTARPADFYFDQSSYHIAGFHFTVAETPGHSIGGVSFIFPDDELVLTGDALFKETIGRTDLPTGSLEVLIDSIRQNLLTLPNHYKVYPGHGMNTTIAHEKNFNPFFQ, encoded by the coding sequence ATGGAAGTCTTAAAAATATTAAACACTGTTGCTCGTGAAAACACCTATATCCTCAGCAATGATCAGGCGCTTATCTTAATTGATCCTGGAAGCAACGGAACTGCTATCGCTGAACGCATTGTATCCTTAGGAAAACCTCTGGCTGCTATTTTACTGACCCATACACACTATGACCATATTATGAGCTTGGACTTTGTGCGTGATCGTTTCGGCAATCCGCCGACCTATGTTTCGCAGAAAGAAGCAAGCTGGCTGGGGTCTCCAACAGACAACTTATCCGGCCTTGACCGGCACCGTGATATGCAGGATGTCACTGCCAGACCTGCTGACTTTTATTTTGACCAGTCTTCTTACCATATTGCCGGTTTTCATTTTACTGTTGCTGAAACTCCCGGACACTCTATAGGAGGTGTGTCCTTTATTTTTCCTGATGATGAACTGGTTCTGACAGGAGATGCTCTATTTAAGGAGACTATTGGCCGGACGGATCTGCCCACTGGCAGCCTTGAGGTTCTTATAGACAGCATCCGTCAAAATCTGCTGACACTGCCCAATCATTATAAGGTTTATCCCGGCCATGGCATGAATACCACCATTGCCCATGAAAAAAACTTTAATCCTTTCTTTCAATAA
- a CDS encoding IS30 family transposase, protein MQDHYTPTGKHLTIADRRLIERWKQEGKSNREIAGLLGKAPQTINNEMKRGLVLQQVRKGKFEKLYRADRAQEVYEINRKNSRKAVSLTKKVKETIVHYIKLKWSPEMISKRKVNVPQSTIYYWMDKGYLGLTKADRLYPRKGKSPKKTASPNFMPVGKSIEERPEAITQRLEAGHYEIDTVVQTRAKAPCFLTLTDRKTRYEIIRYLPSKTAQAVNEALSSILQEYQITSITADNGAEFARLSEIFSEEKIYYAHPYCSWERGSNENHNRLIRRFLPKGKTRATRKLATQIEWWINNYPKRILNYKTPREIVFSG, encoded by the coding sequence ATGCAAGACCATTATACACCAACAGGCAAGCACTTGACAATAGCTGATCGCCGCTTGATTGAACGCTGGAAGCAAGAAGGGAAATCTAATCGTGAGATTGCAGGTCTCTTAGGCAAAGCTCCTCAAACGATAAACAACGAGATGAAACGTGGACTGGTCCTCCAACAGGTGCGTAAGGGGAAGTTTGAGAAGCTTTATAGGGCGGATAGAGCTCAGGAAGTGTATGAGATTAATCGAAAAAATAGCCGTAAAGCTGTTAGTCTCACGAAGAAAGTCAAGGAAACCATTGTCCACTACATCAAGCTGAAGTGGTCACCTGAGATGATTTCAAAACGTAAAGTCAACGTCCCACAATCCACCATATACTACTGGATGGACAAGGGGTACCTGGGGCTGACTAAGGCAGATAGGCTGTATCCAAGAAAAGGCAAATCCCCTAAGAAAACAGCCAGTCCTAATTTCATGCCTGTTGGAAAGTCGATTGAGGAGCGGCCTGAAGCGATCACTCAACGACTGGAGGCTGGGCATTATGAGATTGATACGGTTGTTCAGACACGGGCTAAAGCGCCTTGCTTTCTGACATTAACAGATCGAAAAACCAGGTATGAAATCATTCGTTACTTGCCCAGTAAGACAGCACAAGCCGTTAACGAAGCCTTGTCGAGCATTTTACAGGAATATCAGATCACGTCAATCACAGCTGATAATGGGGCAGAATTTGCTAGACTAAGCGAGATTTTTAGTGAAGAGAAGATCTACTATGCTCACCCTTATTGCTCTTGGGAAAGAGGCTCTAATGAGAATCACAACCGTCTTATTCGACGTTTCCTACCCAAGGGAAAAACAAGAGCGACCAGAAAACTGGCCACTCAGATTGAATGGTGGATAAACAATTATCCCAAACGAATATTAAACTACAAGACACCTAGAGAAATTGTATTCAGTGGCTAA